The sequence gggagcgttcaaTTGACATGTtaactgcagaaatgtccaccagagctgttgccagagaattgaatgttcatttctctaacataagctgcctccaatgtcattttagagaatttgcccatatgtccaacaggcctcacaaccgcagaccacgtgtaaacacaccagctccggaccaccacatccggcttctacacctgcgggatcgtctgagaccagccacccggacagttgatgaaaaTGAGGAACATTTCTGTcggtaataaagcccttttgtggggaaaaactcattctgattggctgcgccTGGCTCCTCTATGCCCTCCCTGGCCCACCCATGCCCACCCAAGGCTGAGCCCCTGGCTCCTCTATGCCCTCCCTGGCCCAcccatgcccacccatggctgagccCCTGGCTCCTCTATGCCCTCCCTGGCCCACCCATGCCCACCCAAGGctgagcccctgcccagtcatatgaaatccatagattaaggcctaatgaattaaattgattgatttccttatatgaactgtaactcagaaataTCATTAAAATtactgcatgttgcgtttatatttttgttcagtgtacatcggAGAAAGACTGACACTTAAGTATTGTGGTCAGTTTGTATTACCTTgtgaattaaattaaatatagTGGCTGGTTGGACTCTACTTGGGGAGAGTGGGGTCcaccgagagactgaagagagaTGAGTGGAGGCCCCACASATACTAGAGTAGTGTCTYATGCTCTCCCAGCCCCCACTGTCCCGACCCCTCAGATAAACCCCCTTCTCKTCTCTCACTAATAACCACCATTGAATCTAAAATAACAAACAAGTAATAATGAATCAACATTCTCTCCTAATCTGTCCAGAACTCCTGTTTCATTTTGAAGCAGGTTTGCAAGtcaccaaaaatattttttatagtaTAGTTGAaatcattccttctctctctctcccctactcccAAGCCAAACCCATCCCAAAAACACTGATGGAATTCAGTTAATTCTAACAATATACTGTTCAcagaataatttaaaaaaacataggatCATATGCATTTGAGCATACTYTACACATGAATAAAGACAACATTTAGGGAAAGTGATTCTAACTTCTTGGTCTTCCTCTTTACCCAAGATGATGATTTAGAGTTTCTTATGTatcattatgattacaccatTAGTTGTGTTTTAAAGGCTGATGAAAAAGCTGCCACTTTTGTGTTCTCTATATGCGTCCTTTTGGaacaggtgtgtttcttggaACATGGCTATATAAACATGGTTTCTTGCTAGYATATCAAGACCGCTGGAAGGTTTAATAGGACTATTAAGGCCTTTTAAATTCCAAGAGAGAATAGCTAGCGTTGAcattgtttttgaaaaaataagaaaaatgtattattaataatataattGTTATATTTAGTGTTGATAAATTCAGTAGCTTAACAGGAAGAAAAAATTAATTTATAAAATAACAGAATTTTGTGGTAGCCCATATGTGACCGGCCATATATCCTTGAGTTCGGGCCCTGCCTTTAGGAAACGTTATGTTGAAATACTGAAATTCACACAGAAGAARGCCGTTTCTTAAACGTTCTCTGAWCTATttcagaacattcccaatgtcaaaccagttggagaacgttcctgaAACATTATGtcattaaatgtaaccatgtttgaatgtTTAGGAAACGTTKTATTAAAAAGTAatgaaataactttattttgtcAATTTCCAAAGCCAATCAAACTAAGATCCAAAGCCAATCAAACTATCCTGCATCACTGTGGGAAGGTtgaatgcaaaataaccataggacaaccatgtCACCACCCAGCTCTaggaaacatatggttctcagaacgtttataTGCTAGCTGGGTAGGCTGGCATATTGCAGTCCAATACACTTTACACACACAGCTAACAATTAAatagacaaaaaacacaaaaccaaaCGGAAGCCCAAAAAGCACAGTGATACTGTGTAAAAAGAGAACAACACATTAGAACAGATGACAGATATTGTAGCAGACTGCTGCTCTGATCtggtttccctctcctctcagagagcagACTGGTCCGATGGTGTTGTGACAGGCCGTGTCACAaaataccaccctattccctacgtagtgcactacttttgaccagggcctacataaggaatagggtgccatttgtgacgcataCACAGTAACAGTGgcatgagtcagtcagtcagtcagtcagtcatcgaAGGGACATGATGTCCATATGGCCTCAGTCCACCAACTGTCAGGACCAGGACAGGCCACTGATGGCACGGTATGAGCAGCCTACTGAGGTTATGGCCTGGTCTGGCCTGGTATGGTCTGGTTTGGCATGGTCTGGCCTGGTATGGCATGGCCTGGTATGGCTTGGTATGGTCTggtttggcctggtatggcttGGTATGGTATGGCATGGTCTGGCCTGGTATGGCTTGGTATGGTCTGGTTTGGCATGGTCTGGCCTGGTCTAAAggtgaaaacaaaatggatgcATGGAAAAGTAATGTTTCAGTATCGATAGCATCAGTTAAACATAATGCAGTAATCTGGTCTGTCACACAACTGCTTAATGGCTACAGGACGAAATACATGTTTACTCCCATCATACAGCCGGTTAAATTGACCAACCTGTTTCAGATGAGTCAACCCCATCTGAGGATCTCATCGGGGCCACTAGAGGTTAGTAGATGGTTGATGACGGCTGCCCCGTTCTGTGGTGCTGGACCTGGGCCCGTACCCATAAAGCATCTCAGTGTAGGAGTGCAGATCTAGGATTAGGTCCcccatctgtccatataatcgtattcattatgatttaaaagacggaactgatcctagatcagcattatGGATGCAGGCCATGGTTTAAACCATCCTAAAGCAGGCCTTCGATGCAGGACCAAGGAGTTGTCCGCCATCTAAAAGGGCCCCCTGTATGCCTTATGTCAGGGCCCGCGGAtcaactcagtcggggtctcaatttaTTGTTGACAGAAAAGTAGaatacaatttcaaaatgtggttgtgcaccAGTAAATGTTCTTTTacgtcagtcactcaattagcccatttATAAGTGAGTGTAGAGGCCAACTacctaaacttgtagtaatcgaATTACTGACTGGGAgatccccattgattttgttagtcacccaGATATATTAAAAACGGCAACAACCAAAAATTCTCCACCCTATAGCAAATGTGtttaattgcaggaaatgtgttaCATAATTGTACaatcttctctccaccccatggcacaatgtgtagaatttccggaaatttacaaaaaaagtatatatatttttatctccAGTGTCAAGAGGGGgtccactaaaatgttttgctcgagAGGTGGGTGGTGCTTAGGGCCCCCAGAACGCTAGGACTAGCTCTGACTGCTTAGGGACCCCAAAACACTAGGACCAGCTCTGACTGCTTAGAGCCCCCAAAACACTAGGACCAGCTCTGactgcttagggcccccaaaacaCTAGGACCAGCTCTGactgcttagggcccccaaaacaCTAGACCAGCTCTGactgcttagggcccccaaacaCACTAGGACCAGCTCTGactgcttagggcccccaaaacaCTAGGACCAGCTCTGACTGCTTAGGGCCATCAGACTCTGTTAGGGCCCTCAAAACACTAGGACCAGCTCTTGACGCTTAGGGCCCCAAAACACTAGGACCAGCTCTGactgcttagggcccccaaaacactagggccagctctgactgcttagggcccccaaaacaCTAGGGCCAGCTCTGACTGCTTAGGgccagctctgactgcatgtgtgggtatggatagcagacatttttattgtaaataagaatagaacgTTCAtacaacacttctacattcatgtggatgctaccatgattacggataaacctgaatgaatcgtgaataataatgagtgagaaagttagacacatttacaaatgagtgtgtgtgtaatttagaaacatattccattcttatttacaataaaagtgactccaaaatgacacaatacattatttaccattaatttctattgggcacaaaataatctgaaacaaacagcaaatgcatccaacaagtttgtagtcacaagcttgatgtagtcattgagtgGTAGGAATACGGGACCAAATAttaaactttttactactttaatagacAAATGGATGTCCCAATATTTTTGGTACCCTAAAAtggagggactatgtacaaaaagtgctgtaatttctaaaccgttcacctgatatggaggaaaataccatcaaattaaagctgcactttaacctcatagtcattgtatcatttcaaatccaaagtgctggagtacagagacaaaataaccaaaaacaatgtgtgactgtcccaatacttttggagctcactgtatagtgcaatttgggccctggtcaaaagttgtacattatatagggaatagcaggATGCCATTTCACTTTTTAACATAGATGTCGCTGATTTCTTCATTATGTGTTTAAACTTAGCCAATGGAATGATATGCCTCTAACATAACCCCCAACACTTGGACTAACGCCGTATGCAGCTggcaacaggaaacaggaaatcaaatcaaaccaccGGGGTCAAATAAAAATGTRACAATTTTGGAAGGGTATCATTgatgttttcaatttttttaaacaattagtTTTAAGTTCACAGTGGTTTACATTTGTAGTAGTTCATTATGCCTGTGGTAAAAGCTCTCTTTTCTGCCATTATAGTTGCTGTGATTTTATTGAATGAAGAACCTTAGGTTGATTTAATTCTCTTCCTGTCTTCAGGCAACAGCCACGGCTGAGCTTCGTCATAACACCATTTATGAAAACGCTTCGATATTATAAGCTACTAACTGTCCTCTTCAAATCACTCAATTGATAAAGCACAGTCAAAATGTCAAATCtgaatagtacacacacacacgttttgtcagagaacattttaatttggtaaaaataaaaataggcctTTACTGCCAATGCAGATGATCGATTTTTCAAAATAACAAGGATTTTTCTCAATATGGTAAATTATGTTTATCATAAATTAACAGAGAGAAagtggcaagacttaaaaataattgCCCAAGCCTAAATTAGCTAATAACAATAACTAATTTAGCCATCTAGCAGCCTTGATCTTGGTTTGATTAGGAGTAGCATTGTCAACAATTCTCTGTTATATTAATACTGTGTTTTCCCAGTTTTTACTAAAACAAATTCTCCAGGAATATTTTCGTTCCGatataaataaacatatttttattttttaatccaaaTTAAAACATATCCCCAGCAACATAATTGTTTTTGTATCCACGGTAGAAATGTTAATTAATTACCAAGAGATCCCGTGTAATTGCAAAATAAAATCATGGAATTTCWGTATGTTATGTTTATACAAAACTGAAAAGAAATACTGTAAAAAAATCTCTCACAATTAACTGAAATCACCTCTCGCAAATATTGTTTCTACAAAAATTCAGAAAGAGGACCAATATAACGGAGCCAGTATTTCTGATGAAATCAACCGTTCAGCGGAAACAAGAGCTCCCTGAAGTGCGGTAGACTACATCCATTGTGTAAAACGTTATAGCAAAGCCTTTGGTGACACGATGTGGTCAAAAATGGCATTACATCATCCTCGTCCCCATTTAGAAGTGGACTCACGCACCTGTTGGTGTCGAGATGCCAACTCCTTCACCTGGAATTCTTCCTATTTTGCAGTAGACCTAGTCATAAGCACGTCCGCAGGGATGATCAGTGCTTGAAGACGACTGTAAAATGTGCAGGTAGTTTACATTTCGGTGCCGTTACTCTGCAATATTTTACAAGAGATAACAGGAACTCCAGCAGTAGAAAACATGAGGTACCCTGGGAAATCCATTTTCCTTGTCTTTGTGATGGTGGTTTGGAgcaaacattattatttttttattcaagaGACATGAAATACCAATTTGCCTTTGAAAAAGGATTGTGTTTATTTACATTGTTTGTCTgaattacaatttaaaaaaaaaaaagtttttttgaatgAATTGAGCGAGTTGCCTCGTCACTGGCAGACGGAGGAGAACCAGCTCGTATAAACGTTAGGTCcgtgggtgtgtcccaaatgactccctatacaatgcactacttttgaccgctGACACCTCTGGATCATAGTgtacttgaaaaaaaaaaagggaatagggtgctatttggaacacaGCATTggtttgtctgtgttgtgttacagtgGAGCAGACCCTAACCCTCCCAGTTGCAGCTTTGGCAGACAGACAAGAGGGAAGTCCGGGGAGGGATCGTCACAGCAATACGGgcagtctcctcctcctcctcctctcttccttatcAGTGACTCTCTCCTTTCTTGCCCACAACctacattgaatagaaaacacagcCGTGTAAACAGTGCATGAATCCTCCTAGTCCCTAAGGAGGAGAAGTCAACGAAAACCTCCTAGAGTGCAAATAACATTACGGTCAGCACCAActgaaaaacctcaaccaaaaaATCATACTGACATGTATAGTGGAACAACTGCACATTGTTGATTTAATTTAAATCTCCACATTAGCCTGATTCTTATTGCTGAAATCAATGTAATGTACCATTGGATGATATTGCTATGCTTGTATCATTACTGTTAGGCCTCATCTGACGAGAGAGAGGCCTGATCCCAACGTAGGATACAAAAATCAACGACACAATTCAATTCCGTCAACATCATAGTCTCATAGctgatggggggaggggggggggggggaagccaGATATTACCCGTTTGAAGTCATTCATGTTCGTTGCCTGTACAGGAGTCCCAATAAAAGTAAGGTAATTGATTTTCGTTGTCTCCTCATCCCCATGGTTGTTCTTCACAAACATCTGTTAGAACACATGGGAAAGAACCACAACTTCCATCATAATGGtcagtttcccggacacagttGAAGTGTTGTCCTGGCATGCTCAATAGAGAATCTCCTTTTCAAAGAGCTTTCTAGTCTAGGACCATTGTCTGGGAAGCTGCCCATAAAGGGTATCATTCATACAGTCTTAGTTCAAACCCATGTTGCCAATCAAGCAACAAATATCAGATGGTTTTTTTCTTCTGTAAACATGCATTCTATATCACATCTGTGTGTAGTCTAGTGGGCTGCGGTTAtgataaaaaaattttttttaaataatttctatTTTGTGCCACTAGATGGCTGTATTGTTCTACATTAACACAactcattatttatttgatttaactaggcaagtcagttaagaacaaattcttatttacaattgggctgcgtctcaatagtCTTAAATAGCTTCCTTCCTTGCTCCACCATATTATGATGATCATATTGACAAGATATTGTCTGCTCTAACAATGGGAATAAAAGTCTACAAAGACAGAAGATGGGCAGGAGGAGGCGGGATCAGGTGGGagcattctagccaatgagagagtAGGTTAAGCATTTGACCAACAGACACAACTCTGATATAAAATTGTTTTTCTCAAAAGTTGCCAGGATACCACGTGCATCTATCAGTCATTCATAACCTAAACATTACCAAAACTATATTTCATcaaatcaattacattttttatgttgaccaaattcaacactcaTTGGCCTCCATACAGAAACTCTGCCTTTTGGTGtacttcacattttattgtcgtCATGGGGACAGATATTGGGGCGGAATCAGCCCTCTGACGTCGCCTCTTCCTCTTGGTCTGCAGCTCAGAACTggaccttcttcttcttctggtgTTTAGAACAGGAACCAACTGAACTACATGCAGTGTTACAATATCATGTGACCTCAGAAAAATAACCAGGAACCAGGAAATGAGGGGCCTGCAGGTGATTGGCTGGTCGTTAAATGACTTACGGTGACGCTCTGGACATTCTGGAATTTGACGTATCTCAGTGGAATCAGTCCGTCGTCCTTGAAGTCCTCCTCTGCCAGGTCCAGGGTCTGGGTGGCCTCACTACGCTCAGCGTCGTCAAAGTCCATAGAGCGAGGAAGGTTAATGAAGATCTTCACACACTTTGGTGCCTGGGCTGTCAGTGAGGAaaacacccctcactgactagactaatagatgtatagtatcacccctcactgactagactaatagatgtatagtaacacccctcactgactgactaatagatgtatagtatcacccctcactgactagactaatagatgtatagtaacacccctcactgactagactaatagatgtatagtaacaccctcactgactagactaatagatgtatagtaacacccctcactgactagacataatagatgtatagtatcacccctcactgactagactaatagatgtatagtaacacccctcactgactagactaatagatgtatagtatcacccctcactgactagactaatagatgtatagtatcacccctcactgactagactaatagatgtatagtatcacccctcactgacagactaatagatgtatagtatcaccctcactgactagactaatagatgtatagtatcacccctcactgactagactaagatgtatagtatcacccctcactgactagactaatagatgtatagtatcacccctcactgactagactaatagatgtatagtatcacccctcactgacagactaatagatgtatagtaacacccctcactgactagactaatagatgtatagtaatcacccctcactgactagactaatagatgtatagtaacacccctcactgactagactaatagatgtatagtatcacccctcactgactagactaatagattaTAGTACTAAACTCATATTTCTCCCATTCAGCT comes from Salvelinus sp. IW2-2015 unplaced genomic scaffold, ASM291031v2 Un_scaffold4100, whole genome shotgun sequence and encodes:
- the LOC112076877 gene encoding thioredoxin-like protein 1, translated to MDFDDAERSEATQTLDLAEEDFKDDGLIPLRYVKFQNVQSVTMFVKNNHGDEETTKINYLTFIGTPVQATNMNDFKRVVGKKGESH